In one window of Candidatus Sulfotelmatobacter sp. DNA:
- a CDS encoding SpoIVB peptidase S55 domain-containing protein produces MSVRFLAAVAGLMAVLSAGPAAAFASSVPTLPVDRLHPGDQAVVRTVFQGSAVDTFSAEIVGVLPGGRAEGDLILARATSERVIHSGVAQGMSGSPVYVGGQLIGALSSGWSFSKDPLFGITPIGEMLRVLDQPVRADVDGSAGPGGLEAPSTARDFSFGPFRWQDEEPPAPAPPPSARPEHLALPLLGGGLRPEAYATLEPLFREAGLRLVPGGGATAAGSTPLTLEPGSAVAVDVLLGDLQLSAIGTVTYRDGNHVLLFGHPFFGAGEIRLPLSTAVITTIVANQESSFKLGTRGVEVGVATQDRRTAVAGELGGRARLMPIAVDVSASGRTEQRFRFRSIEDRSLAPQLVTAAAINSMLESGGSGSGQTLQWDLDLYRKGVRPLHMTDVTAGENPIADLAIGVGSPLRFLLNNPYERCVLDSVRLRLTSTLGRSLWTLRSARLLENAVRPGTAAHLRCELESWRGEVKSTDIPVRVPEEAPDGGYTLVVGGGAELSRYEAQHLPARYRPNSLNDAWRRFGDLRNTGALYVALLAAAPEVTRHGVDYPELPISALALLSSDESAGDLVRRGDLTTLQEQRVPVTGQLRGQLLLTVQVDRKAP; encoded by the coding sequence ATGAGCGTACGGTTTCTCGCGGCCGTCGCAGGGCTGATGGCGGTGTTGTCGGCCGGCCCCGCGGCGGCGTTCGCATCTTCGGTCCCGACGCTGCCCGTCGATCGCCTGCATCCCGGCGATCAGGCGGTGGTGCGCACCGTCTTCCAGGGCAGCGCGGTGGACACCTTCTCGGCCGAGATCGTCGGCGTGCTTCCCGGCGGGCGCGCCGAAGGCGACCTGATCCTCGCGCGGGCCACTTCCGAGCGGGTGATTCATAGCGGCGTCGCGCAGGGGATGAGCGGCTCGCCGGTTTACGTGGGCGGGCAGCTGATCGGCGCGCTGTCCTCGGGCTGGTCGTTCTCCAAGGATCCATTGTTCGGCATCACCCCGATCGGCGAGATGCTGCGCGTGCTCGACCAGCCGGTGCGCGCCGACGTGGATGGCAGCGCCGGACCGGGCGGGCTGGAGGCGCCCTCGACCGCGCGCGATTTCAGCTTCGGGCCGTTCCGCTGGCAGGACGAGGAGCCGCCGGCGCCGGCGCCGCCGCCCTCGGCGCGTCCCGAGCATCTCGCGCTGCCGCTCCTCGGGGGCGGACTTCGCCCCGAGGCCTACGCCACGCTCGAACCCCTGTTCCGCGAGGCGGGACTGCGTCTGGTGCCGGGCGGTGGAGCCACCGCCGCCGGGTCGACGCCGCTGACGCTCGAGCCCGGCTCGGCGGTGGCGGTGGACGTGTTGCTCGGCGATCTGCAGCTTTCGGCGATCGGCACGGTGACCTATCGCGACGGCAATCACGTGCTGTTGTTCGGCCATCCCTTCTTCGGCGCCGGCGAGATCCGGCTGCCGCTCTCGACCGCCGTCATCACCACCATCGTCGCCAACCAGGAGAGCTCGTTCAAGCTCGGCACGCGCGGTGTCGAGGTCGGAGTGGCGACGCAGGATCGCCGCACCGCCGTGGCCGGCGAGCTGGGCGGACGCGCGCGCCTCATGCCGATCGCGGTGGACGTGTCGGCGTCCGGCCGAACCGAGCAGCGCTTCCGCTTCCGCAGCATCGAGGATCGCTCGCTGGCGCCGCAGCTCGTCACTGCGGCCGCGATCAACAGCATGCTCGAGTCCGGCGGGAGCGGCTCGGGGCAGACCCTGCAATGGGATCTCGATCTCTATCGCAAGGGTGTTCGCCCGCTGCACATGACCGACGTGACGGCGGGGGAGAACCCGATCGCGGATCTGGCCATCGGCGTGGGCTCTCCGCTTCGCTTCCTGCTCAACAACCCGTACGAGCGTTGTGTGCTCGACAGCGTCCGCCTGCGCCTGACCTCGACGCTCGGCCGGAGCCTGTGGACTTTGCGCAGCGCGCGACTGCTCGAGAACGCGGTGCGCCCCGGCACGGCCGCGCATCTGCGCTGCGAGCTGGAATCCTGGCGCGGCGAGGTGAAGAGCACCGACATCCCGGTGCGGGTGCCCGAGGAGGCGCCCGACGGCGGCTACACGCTGGTGGTGGGCGGCGGCGCCGAGTTGAGCCGGTACGAGGCGCAGCATCTGCCGGCGCGCTACCGGCCGAATTCGCTGAACGACGCCTGGCGCCGATTCGGCGACCTGCGCAACACCGGCGCGCTCTACGTCGCGTTGCTCGCCGCGGCGCCCGAAGTGACGCGTCACGGGGTGGACTACCCCGAGCTCCCGATTTCGGCGCTCGCGCTGCTGTCGAGCGACGAGTCGGCCGGGGACCTGGTGCGGCGCGGCGATCTCACCACGCTTCAGGAGCAGCGCGTTCCGGTGACGGGACAGCTGCGCGGTCAACTTCTCCTCACCGTTCAGGTGGATCGAAAGGCCCCGTGA
- a CDS encoding DUF4910 domain-containing protein, producing MYRELLSAVREEASGERALETVRAVSRFHRVQSSPGYDQAAAWLESALSAAGLEPERLEAPGDGVTRFSGVLMPRGWECTRARARLVDGGDSRLLCDYDAHRLSLVLRSSPARGVFPIVDVGEGVDAEHYRHHDVRGAVVLASGAVHRVHRLAVVERGAAGILTDTRRLAPPVRTREDERDALNYTSFWWSEDEPRGWGFVVTPETGDRLRARLREGGTPELDVHIDSRDFAGRIPLLSARLGPAGADELLVLAHLCHPEPSANDNGSGVAAAFETARTLRALERAGRWRPGPRAVRFLWMPELTGTHAWFGARGEGAPRIIAGLNLDMVGEDQSQCGSTLLVEHPPIFSASFAEELLVRIRDDALDRVAGFASPGRYAMTRLAEVPYSGGSDHVVLNDPARDIPCPMLIQWPDRFYHSSHDTPDRSDPGSLALAVRCAATYAGFLASAAEREIEWLAGAVERGARRRLLSAVDAERPAAAAARERVRSERAMRSLALLGIPAERLAPALAAWRREADSLAGSLGREEFERATSGDSNAAARTPRRRLQAPLDFQAHLWPGYSRLDPEEREELRALMAGIPGGTPSLELAWSACDGARSLETIALLVRLDSGAEVEALGSEVGSRSLERFFRLTGKLGLSELEESEPAARVAERRA from the coding sequence ATGTATCGCGAGCTGCTGAGCGCGGTGCGCGAGGAGGCCTCGGGCGAGCGCGCGCTCGAGACGGTTCGCGCGGTGAGCCGTTTTCATCGCGTGCAGTCGAGCCCTGGCTACGATCAGGCCGCCGCCTGGCTCGAATCGGCACTGAGCGCGGCCGGGCTCGAGCCCGAGCGCCTGGAAGCGCCCGGCGACGGGGTCACGCGCTTCTCGGGGGTGCTGATGCCGCGCGGCTGGGAGTGCACGCGAGCCCGGGCGCGGCTCGTCGACGGGGGCGACTCCCGCCTGCTCTGCGACTACGATGCCCACCGGCTGTCGCTGGTGCTGCGCAGCAGCCCGGCGCGCGGCGTCTTCCCGATCGTGGACGTCGGCGAAGGTGTCGATGCGGAACACTACCGCCACCATGACGTGCGCGGCGCGGTGGTGCTGGCGAGCGGCGCGGTGCATCGCGTCCATCGTCTGGCGGTGGTGGAGCGCGGCGCGGCCGGGATCCTCACCGACACCCGTCGCCTCGCGCCGCCGGTGCGCACGCGCGAAGACGAACGAGACGCGCTCAACTACACCTCGTTCTGGTGGAGCGAGGACGAGCCGCGGGGCTGGGGCTTCGTGGTGACTCCCGAGACCGGAGATCGGCTGCGCGCCCGGCTGCGGGAGGGCGGCACGCCCGAGCTCGACGTGCACATCGACTCGCGGGACTTCGCGGGACGAATTCCGCTCCTCTCCGCGCGGCTCGGTCCGGCCGGGGCCGACGAGCTTCTGGTGCTCGCGCATCTCTGTCATCCCGAGCCGAGCGCCAACGACAACGGCTCCGGCGTGGCCGCGGCCTTCGAGACCGCGCGCACGCTCCGGGCCCTCGAGCGCGCCGGACGCTGGCGGCCGGGCCCGCGGGCGGTCCGATTCCTGTGGATGCCGGAGCTGACCGGGACCCACGCCTGGTTCGGGGCCCGCGGGGAGGGCGCCCCGCGGATCATCGCCGGGCTCAATCTCGACATGGTGGGAGAGGATCAGTCGCAGTGCGGCAGCACGTTGCTGGTCGAGCACCCGCCGATCTTCTCGGCATCGTTCGCCGAGGAATTGCTGGTGCGCATTCGCGACGACGCGCTCGACCGGGTCGCCGGGTTCGCATCCCCCGGGCGCTACGCGATGACGCGGCTCGCCGAAGTTCCCTACTCGGGTGGCAGCGATCACGTGGTGTTGAACGATCCGGCGCGGGACATTCCCTGCCCGATGCTGATCCAATGGCCCGATCGCTTCTATCACTCTTCTCACGACACGCCGGATCGCTCCGATCCTGGCTCGCTGGCGCTGGCGGTGCGCTGCGCCGCGACCTACGCCGGGTTCCTCGCTTCGGCGGCCGAGCGCGAGATCGAATGGCTGGCCGGCGCCGTGGAGCGCGGCGCGCGCCGGCGGCTGCTCTCCGCGGTGGATGCGGAGCGGCCGGCGGCCGCCGCCGCCCGCGAGCGGGTGCGGAGCGAGCGCGCGATGCGGAGTCTGGCGCTGCTCGGGATACCGGCTGAGCGGCTCGCTCCGGCGCTGGCGGCCTGGCGGCGCGAAGCGGACTCGCTCGCGGGCTCCCTCGGACGCGAAGAGTTCGAACGGGCGACGAGCGGGGACTCGAACGCGGCCGCTCGCACGCCGCGCCGCCGGCTCCAGGCGCCGCTCGACTTCCAGGCCCACCTGTGGCCCGGGTATTCACGTCTCGACCCCGAGGAACGGGAGGAGTTGCGGGCGCTGATGGCCGGCATTCCCGGCGGGACGCCCTCGCTGGAGCTGGCGTGGAGCGCCTGCGATGGCGCGCGCTCGCTCGAGACGATCGCGTTGCTGGTGCGGCTCGACAGCGGAGCCGAGGTGGAGGCCCTGGGATCGGAGGTCGGAAGCCGGAGCCTCGAACGCTTCTTTCGCCTCACCGGGAAGCTGGGGCTTTCGGAGCTGGAGGAGTCCGAGCCGGCCGCGCGCGTTGCGGAGCGACGCGCGTGA
- a CDS encoding PPC domain-containing DNA-binding protein, whose product MKAQATRFGWILRIDPGEEIVETLRKFAKEQGVRAGLISGLGAVGETELGFFVRDTRQYVTRRFEGEHEIGSLTGNFSELDGQAIPHCHAVIAGEDMVAHTGHLFRGVVTVTCEVAIVTDPEALRRLARPDLGFNPIEPSG is encoded by the coding sequence GTGAAGGCCCAGGCGACGCGCTTCGGCTGGATCCTGCGCATCGACCCCGGCGAGGAAATCGTCGAGACGCTCAGGAAGTTCGCGAAGGAGCAGGGTGTTCGCGCCGGGCTGATCTCGGGACTCGGCGCGGTGGGTGAGACCGAGCTCGGCTTCTTCGTGCGCGACACTCGCCAGTACGTCACGCGACGATTCGAAGGCGAGCACGAGATCGGCTCGCTCACCGGGAACTTCAGCGAACTCGATGGCCAGGCGATTCCACACTGTCACGCCGTGATCGCGGGCGAGGACATGGTGGCGCACACCGGACACCTGTTCCGGGGCGTGGTGACGGTCACCTGCGAAGTCGCCATCGTCACCGATCCCGAAGCCCTGCGGCGGCTGGCGCGCCCGGATCTGGGCTTCAACCCGATCGAGCCGTCCGGCTAG
- a CDS encoding peptidylprolyl isomerase translates to MSRACQIDVGHRGAARHFLRATGSALLAALALTGAKAVPGPAVANLVVLRTREGEIRIRLHPREAPIACANFRRLVQAGFYDHTYFHRALPAFVIQGGDPNTARNADPADDGLGGAGYRLPAEAGGPAVRGSVAMARLPDALNPSHENDGCQFYIVLRRQPSLDATGGTVFGDVIAGMDVVERIAALAYQKDVLQAAAGANPQDRARIVRASLEPVAAR, encoded by the coding sequence GTGTCTAGGGCCTGTCAGATCGACGTGGGGCATCGAGGCGCGGCGCGTCATTTCCTGCGCGCCACCGGCTCGGCCCTGCTCGCGGCGCTCGCCCTGACCGGGGCGAAGGCGGTCCCGGGGCCGGCTGTCGCGAACCTGGTGGTGTTGCGGACCCGCGAGGGCGAGATCCGGATTCGCCTTCACCCCCGCGAGGCACCGATCGCCTGCGCCAATTTCCGCCGGTTGGTGCAGGCCGGCTTCTACGACCACACCTATTTCCATCGCGCGCTTCCGGCGTTCGTGATCCAGGGTGGCGATCCCAACACCGCGCGCAACGCGGATCCCGCCGACGATGGACTGGGCGGCGCCGGCTACCGCCTCCCGGCCGAGGCCGGAGGTCCGGCGGTGAGGGGCTCGGTGGCGATGGCGCGGCTTCCCGACGCGCTCAACCCGTCGCATGAGAACGACGGCTGTCAGTTCTACATCGTGCTGCGTCGCCAGCCGAGCCTCGACGCCACCGGCGGCACGGTGTTCGGCGACGTGATCGCCGGCATGGACGTGGTCGAGAGGATCGCGGCGCTCGCCTACCAGAAGGACGTTCTGCAGGCGGCGGCGGGCGCCAATCCGCAGGACCGCGCGCGTATCGTGCGCGCGTCGCTCGAGCCGGTGGCCGCGCGCTGA
- a CDS encoding polyphenol oxidase family protein: protein MWTFETAPPLPLWHARPVSHRSLLASTTRRGGVSAPPYHALNLGRSTADDPAAVAENRRRVLERLGIPAERLVTAGQVHGARVVRVSEPGHVPECDALVTAEPGLALAVTTADCMPLLYSAPRAVAAAHSGWRGTAEGMPVAALEAIRSLAGCPASEIRVFLGPCIRVCCYEVGAEVAGRFPEAAVRREFARPRLDLPRAAAIQLFAAGLPESALVDCGACTSCQPDWYFSHRRDGAPAGRQWGVAILERESPRATR from the coding sequence ATGTGGACGTTCGAGACCGCTCCGCCGCTTCCGCTGTGGCACGCCCGTCCGGTTTCGCATCGCTCCCTGCTCGCCTCGACGACCCGGCGGGGCGGAGTGAGCGCGCCACCCTACCATGCCCTCAACCTCGGCCGCTCGACGGCGGACGATCCCGCCGCCGTGGCCGAGAATCGCCGCCGCGTGCTGGAGCGATTGGGTATCCCTGCCGAGCGGCTGGTGACGGCGGGCCAGGTGCACGGCGCGCGGGTGGTTCGCGTGAGCGAGCCCGGACACGTCCCCGAATGCGACGCGCTGGTCACCGCCGAGCCGGGTCTCGCGCTCGCCGTCACCACCGCCGACTGCATGCCGTTGCTCTACTCCGCGCCCCGGGCGGTGGCGGCGGCGCACTCGGGCTGGCGCGGCACCGCCGAGGGCATGCCGGTCGCCGCACTCGAGGCGATTCGCTCGCTCGCCGGTTGCCCGGCTTCCGAGATTCGCGTCTTTCTCGGCCCCTGCATCCGGGTCTGCTGCTATGAAGTGGGCGCCGAGGTCGCCGGTCGCTTTCCCGAGGCTGCAGTCCGGCGCGAGTTCGCGCGGCCGCGACTCGATCTGCCGCGCGCGGCGGCAATCCAGCTCTTCGCCGCCGGACTTCCTGAATCCGCGCTCGTCGACTGTGGGGCCTGTACGTCGTGCCAGCCGGACTGGTATTTCTCCCATCGACGGGATGGCGCTCCTGCCGGACGTCAGTGGGGCGTCGCGATCCTGGAGAGGGAGTCCCCGAGGGCGACGCGGTGA
- a CDS encoding peptidyl-prolyl cis-trans isomerase has translation MVRIDWRSLAASALLVAMSAMLALAQAPKAGKAPVAKTPSAPAGSPAIATVGPRSISRQEFEAREQQATTDYRQRLGQDVPSELKPALRRQLLESLIRREMLVLEAQRRGIAVSDDEAEAQLKQDAFFNPGGKFDAQRYQVVKTTQVDNFNRALAQIKLEMAARKLNEQLESQFVGNDPSIKAGAERSLMRADLDMLALRRGEYRGDIREPRETEIVAWYRAHPSEYQQEPRAKFTALQVDQPPLPDGVALDSPAGRTWKERMRTRADSALAAARKGVSFEDLEKACGSIRRGSEVVGDNFPGFWGGDARDRAAFYSTRAGQLVAAPVSSQTGWLVIRVDESQPGGVAPLSKVAPQIRDQLRTDARLHGEERELRAAYARKGDSLRTTGWKIRYAAFDAFALPPPNPSPAELDRWYRAHQADFSSFDAVAGVIKVRPLAEVQDEVRARWIQEQRDAAVKNSADRLLAVWQKDQRDKTLERSATAMREVGPMFQGGPPDTGAAAATLGDSLARGALDLRTGELPWSRGWIVFQIYEKVPDAMPPFEQARPALAGERAAAVRAREEAGARELYDRDPDAFATGRRIHYSMVSVPTVSPPDVKLTREQVERYRERHIDKYSAPEQIRVRHILIKPSGTSAAADSAARAQAQQLLDRARKGENFEELARKYSDDVATRDKGGDLGLFGHGTMIESFEKAAFTLRPGEMSDVVRTDAGYDIILCTQHDPVVAQPLQYIYTNVAWDAAADFADSLAKGRLDSLAAATRSVAQARAGAKKAGLLIQPASHLIGENQGTPDMVAFYSRLEQTPPGSIVPGRAYERSSGWFMAWVDSVTSGRRPEWMDARLSAIEAYRQAAGRRAIDAKRAELDSLMKSGWSFDSLGTLAGGLEHLTDVAAGGSIANLGKSSELDSLVFGTRRSGPVLKEGQVSPWLDLVSAAVRLRVAKRKSPPPDRLAGQVENDRRLAFERKLSVYFEELGRRYPVKILDPVLRDTPLPPPPSPTD, from the coding sequence ATGGTCCGGATCGATTGGCGAAGCCTGGCGGCGAGCGCGCTGCTGGTGGCGATGAGCGCGATGCTGGCTCTGGCCCAGGCGCCCAAGGCCGGCAAGGCGCCGGTGGCGAAGACTCCGTCGGCGCCGGCGGGGTCCCCGGCGATCGCCACGGTCGGACCCCGTTCGATCTCGCGCCAGGAATTCGAGGCCCGCGAGCAGCAGGCCACGACCGACTACCGCCAGCGGCTCGGTCAGGACGTGCCGAGCGAGCTCAAGCCGGCCTTGCGCCGCCAGCTCCTCGAGAGCCTGATCCGTCGCGAAATGCTGGTGCTCGAAGCGCAGCGTCGTGGCATCGCCGTGAGCGACGACGAGGCCGAGGCCCAGCTCAAGCAGGACGCGTTCTTCAATCCCGGCGGCAAGTTCGATGCGCAGCGCTATCAGGTGGTGAAGACCACGCAGGTCGACAACTTCAATCGCGCCCTGGCCCAGATCAAGCTCGAGATGGCCGCGCGCAAGCTGAACGAGCAGCTCGAGAGCCAGTTCGTGGGCAACGATCCGAGCATCAAGGCCGGGGCCGAACGCAGCCTGATGCGTGCCGATCTCGATATGTTGGCGCTCCGCCGCGGGGAGTACCGCGGCGACATCCGCGAGCCTCGTGAAACCGAGATCGTGGCCTGGTACCGCGCTCACCCCTCGGAGTACCAGCAGGAGCCGCGGGCGAAATTCACCGCGCTCCAGGTCGATCAGCCGCCGCTGCCTGACGGCGTGGCGCTGGATTCCCCGGCCGGCCGGACCTGGAAGGAGAGGATGCGCACCCGCGCGGACAGCGCGCTCGCCGCGGCCAGAAAGGGCGTCTCGTTCGAGGATCTCGAGAAAGCCTGCGGCAGCATCCGCCGCGGTTCCGAGGTGGTCGGTGACAATTTCCCGGGTTTCTGGGGCGGCGATGCCCGGGATCGCGCGGCCTTCTACTCGACTCGCGCCGGCCAGCTGGTGGCGGCGCCGGTGTCCTCTCAGACCGGCTGGCTCGTGATCCGGGTCGACGAGTCCCAGCCGGGCGGCGTCGCGCCGCTTTCGAAGGTGGCGCCCCAGATCCGCGATCAGCTTCGCACCGATGCCCGGCTGCACGGCGAAGAGCGTGAGCTGCGCGCCGCCTACGCGCGCAAGGGTGATTCGCTGCGTACCACCGGCTGGAAGATCCGCTACGCGGCCTTCGACGCGTTCGCTCTCCCGCCGCCGAATCCGAGCCCGGCGGAGCTCGACCGCTGGTATCGCGCTCATCAGGCCGACTTCTCGTCCTTCGATGCCGTGGCCGGGGTGATCAAGGTGCGGCCGCTGGCCGAGGTGCAGGATGAAGTCCGCGCGCGATGGATCCAGGAGCAACGCGACGCGGCGGTGAAGAATTCAGCCGACCGGCTGCTCGCGGTCTGGCAGAAGGACCAGCGCGACAAGACGCTCGAGCGCTCCGCGACCGCGATGCGAGAGGTGGGGCCGATGTTCCAGGGCGGGCCGCCCGATACCGGCGCGGCCGCAGCGACGCTCGGAGATTCGCTGGCTCGAGGCGCGCTCGACCTGCGCACCGGCGAATTGCCGTGGAGCCGAGGCTGGATCGTCTTCCAAATCTACGAGAAGGTTCCCGACGCCATGCCGCCGTTCGAACAGGCGCGCCCCGCACTGGCCGGCGAGCGAGCCGCGGCGGTTCGCGCCCGTGAGGAAGCCGGCGCCCGCGAGCTCTACGATCGCGACCCGGACGCGTTCGCGACCGGACGCCGCATCCACTATTCCATGGTCTCGGTTCCGACGGTTTCGCCGCCCGACGTGAAGCTCACGCGGGAGCAGGTGGAACGCTATCGCGAACGCCACATCGACAAGTACTCGGCGCCGGAGCAGATCCGCGTCCGCCACATCCTGATCAAACCGAGCGGCACCAGTGCGGCCGCCGATTCGGCGGCCCGCGCGCAAGCGCAGCAGCTGCTGGATCGGGCCCGCAAGGGCGAGAACTTCGAGGAACTGGCGCGCAAGTACTCGGACGACGTGGCCACGCGCGACAAGGGCGGCGACCTCGGCCTGTTCGGGCACGGCACCATGATCGAGAGTTTCGAGAAGGCCGCCTTCACGCTGCGACCGGGTGAGATGAGCGACGTGGTGAGGACCGACGCCGGCTACGACATCATCCTGTGTACCCAGCACGATCCGGTGGTGGCGCAGCCGCTCCAGTACATCTATACCAACGTCGCTTGGGACGCGGCCGCCGATTTCGCCGATTCTCTCGCCAAGGGGCGCCTCGACAGCCTGGCGGCGGCGACCCGGTCGGTGGCCCAGGCCAGGGCGGGAGCGAAGAAAGCGGGCCTCCTCATCCAACCGGCCTCACACCTCATCGGCGAGAACCAGGGTACGCCGGACATGGTCGCGTTCTACTCACGACTCGAGCAGACCCCGCCCGGTTCGATCGTGCCGGGCCGCGCCTACGAACGCTCGTCCGGCTGGTTCATGGCCTGGGTGGACAGCGTGACCAGCGGCCGCCGCCCGGAGTGGATGGACGCGCGCCTGAGCGCAATCGAAGCGTACCGCCAAGCGGCGGGTCGCCGGGCGATCGACGCGAAGCGGGCGGAGCTGGATTCACTCATGAAGTCGGGCTGGTCTTTCGATAGTCTCGGTACGCTCGCCGGTGGTCTCGAGCACCTCACCGATGTGGCCGCCGGCGGCTCGATCGCCAATCTCGGCAAGTCGAGCGAGCTGGATTCTCTGGTGTTCGGGACACGGCGCAGCGGGCCCGTGCTCAAGGAGGGCCAGGTCTCGCCGTGGCTGGATCTGGTTTCCGCGGCGGTCCGCCTGCGGGTCGCCAAACGGAAGTCCCCGCCTCCCGATCGCCTGGCCGGGCAGGTCGAGAACGACCGGCGGCTGGCGTTCGAGAGAAAGCTCTCCGTGTACTTTGAGGAGCTGGGCAGGCGCTATCCGGTGAAAATTCTGGATCCGGTGCTCCGGGACACGCCGCTTCCGCCGCCGCCTTCGCCCACCGATTGA
- the mutL gene encoding DNA mismatch repair endonuclease MutL — MAPEVSTYRSIRRLEPDTAARIAAGEVIERPLSALKEILENALDAGSRRIEVRVRQSLDQGFSVADDGIGIFASDLDLALERHATSKLTRLEDLDHLETLGFRGEALPSIAAVSKLKLLSRPRDAAVASWVRVEGGQVVERGESGRAPGTTVEVEALFFNTPARRKFLHTPAGELRAAIRMLEALALGYPEVAFRLVVDERERFEWPAAETPRARAAAIWGAGHADQLLEAHGERAGIKLDALIGLPEHARATREGQILLVNRRWVQHPTLSQALRQAYHNLLPAGRFPTAVLWLTVPSDRLDVNVHPTKREVRFATEDELFGMVAAACAKPLASYTPPFTVVRGVAGGNSRPEAYPRWADRVREKPVDPSQMAMLFTLERPQLPNASAAALGPPPSAASEPEAESAESSAEPDLWQLHNTYILAPVRGGVVILDQHAAHERILYEEAKSRLETGSGSSQQLLFPALVDLTREQFDLLLEMGPWLQQLGWDVSPLGPPTVVIQGVPSGLRHERPGQLLQDLLDGITDEERDVSADIAERLARSWACHAAIKAGDPLTQEEMHTLIDRLFATSRPHGDPHGRVTYVRLDLDELHRRFGRT; from the coding sequence ATGGCCCCGGAAGTTTCCACCTATCGCTCGATTCGCCGCCTCGAGCCCGACACTGCCGCCCGCATCGCCGCCGGCGAAGTGATCGAGCGCCCGCTCTCGGCACTCAAGGAGATCCTCGAGAACGCGCTCGACGCCGGCTCGCGACGCATCGAGGTGCGGGTGCGCCAGTCGCTCGACCAGGGTTTTTCGGTGGCCGATGACGGCATCGGGATCTTTGCGTCCGATCTCGATTTGGCGCTGGAACGCCACGCCACCAGCAAGCTGACGCGGCTCGAGGACCTTGATCACCTGGAAACCCTCGGGTTTCGCGGCGAGGCACTGCCGAGTATCGCCGCGGTCAGCAAGCTGAAACTCCTCAGTCGCCCGCGTGACGCCGCGGTGGCGTCGTGGGTGCGGGTCGAGGGGGGACAGGTGGTCGAACGCGGGGAATCCGGCCGCGCGCCCGGCACCACCGTCGAGGTCGAAGCGCTGTTCTTCAACACCCCGGCGCGCAGGAAATTTCTGCACACGCCGGCGGGCGAACTGCGGGCCGCGATTCGGATGCTCGAGGCGCTGGCGCTCGGCTACCCCGAGGTGGCGTTCCGACTGGTGGTGGACGAGCGGGAGCGGTTCGAGTGGCCGGCGGCGGAGACGCCGCGCGCGCGCGCCGCCGCGATCTGGGGCGCCGGCCATGCCGATCAGTTGTTGGAGGCGCATGGCGAGCGCGCCGGCATCAAGCTCGACGCGCTGATCGGGCTTCCCGAGCACGCGCGCGCCACTCGTGAAGGCCAGATCCTCCTCGTCAATCGACGCTGGGTCCAGCATCCGACCCTGTCCCAGGCTCTGCGGCAGGCCTATCACAATCTGCTGCCGGCCGGCCGCTTCCCGACCGCCGTCCTGTGGCTGACGGTGCCGAGCGATCGGCTCGACGTGAACGTTCATCCCACCAAACGCGAGGTCCGCTTCGCCACCGAGGACGAGCTGTTCGGCATGGTGGCGGCGGCCTGTGCGAAACCGCTGGCGTCGTACACGCCGCCGTTCACCGTCGTGCGTGGCGTCGCCGGAGGAAACTCGCGCCCCGAGGCCTATCCGCGCTGGGCGGATCGCGTACGGGAGAAGCCGGTCGATCCGTCGCAGATGGCGATGCTCTTCACCCTCGAGCGGCCGCAGCTCCCCAACGCCAGCGCGGCCGCGCTCGGGCCCCCGCCTTCGGCGGCGAGCGAACCCGAGGCCGAGAGTGCGGAGTCCTCCGCCGAACCCGATCTCTGGCAGCTCCACAACACCTATATCCTGGCGCCGGTGCGTGGCGGCGTGGTGATCCTCGATCAGCACGCCGCGCACGAGCGCATCCTCTACGAAGAGGCGAAATCGAGGCTCGAGACCGGCAGCGGCTCCTCGCAGCAGCTGTTGTTCCCGGCGCTCGTGGACCTGACGCGAGAACAGTTCGATCTGTTGCTCGAGATGGGCCCGTGGCTGCAACAGCTGGGCTGGGACGTGTCGCCGCTCGGCCCGCCCACCGTGGTGATCCAGGGCGTCCCCTCGGGGCTTCGGCACGAGCGCCCCGGCCAGCTGCTGCAGGATCTCCTCGACGGCATCACGGACGAGGAGCGCGACGTCTCGGCCGACATCGCGGAGCGCCTGGCCCGATCGTGGGCCTGCCATGCCGCGATCAAGGCCGGCGATCCCCTGACTCAAGAGGAGATGCACACGCTGATCGACCGGCTGTTCGCGACCTCCCGGCCGCACGGCGATCCGCACGGGCGGGTGACGTACGTGCGCCTCGATCTCGACGAGCTGCACCGCCGATTCGGCCGCACCTGA